One Oryza brachyantha chromosome 3, ObraRS2, whole genome shotgun sequence DNA segment encodes these proteins:
- the LOC102702462 gene encoding BTB/POZ domain-containing protein At2g13690-like, which produces MADLAAHHHLRRRGAALPRGWCCSFAAAPQSPEHRALSAASGGGGGGESGARKLPPKSPSVPSSFQSSPSSRLAGLIDPRRILSPGRVSPIDPDGSPAVAVGVTLEEDAVPREEQSAAVPFVAVREEQEEEEGRGLDLKLCLRGRDGRGVVMDLDSTVLCESSAFFAAMAPPPEATVGGGSKRIEVDGVENVEAFKETVELMFEPDPMRWFVRAGVSRAIGVLEVSSSIMFDRGIKSCLEYIEAVPWNESEEERLKNLFSRCTFDEAVSKDVLARLKPQCQSSSDDVTVHLIHSVTSSTNAGARKEMQSLVNGLLSKSSVYQKDLSGINKSSLYQICCSCLNSLLEHFKEDLHADKIVRDSKPMIERVSKQTENLNWLFDILVNNDMAEEFVELWAKQEDLIRMHGQASAMFRYELSRISAHVFIALGKGKVQCPSDLRSQLFHGWFSPMLMDFGWLQRCSKGLDMRMLEDNLGQALLTLPLQQQQSLFEEWFQCFASRGTECPNLSRAFQVWWRRSFVRSSVDSHR; this is translated from the exons ATGGCCGACTTGGCGGcgcaccaccacctccgccgccgcggcgccgcgctgcCCCGCGGCTGGTGCTgttccttcgccgccgccccgcagAGCCCCGAGCACCGGGCGCTTTCCGCCGCttcgggaggaggaggaggaggagaaagcgGCGCCCGGAAGCTCCCGCCCAAGTCGCCatccgtgccgtcgtcgttccAGAGCTCCCCGTCGTCCAGGCTCGCGGGGCTCATCGACCCGCGCCGCATTCTCTCCCCCGGCCGCGTCTCCCCCATAGACCCCGacggctcgccggcggtggcggttggGGTGACTCTGGAGGAGGACGCGGTGCCGAGGGAGGAGCAGTCGGCGGCGGTACCGTTCGTGGCGGTGCgtgaggagcaggaggaggaggaggggagagggctGGATCTGAAGCTGTGCCTGCGGGGGAGGGACGGGAGGGGCGTGGTGATGGATCTGGACTCCACCGTGCTCTGCGAGAGTAGCGCCTTCTTCGcggccatggcgccgccgccggaggccaCTGTCGGTGGCGGGAGCAAGAGGATTGAGGTGGATGGGGTGGAGAACGTGGAGGCGTTCAAGGAGACCGTGGAGCTCATGTTCGAGCCCGATCCCATGCGGTGGTTCGTCAGGGCCGGCGTGTCACGGGCAATTGGTGTGCTCGAG GTATCTTCCTCTATAATGTTTGATAGAGGAATCAAATCATGTTTGGAGTATATTGAGGCAGTTCCATGGAATGAAAGTGAGGAAGAAAGGCTGAAGAACCTCTTTTCTAGATGTACTTTCGACGAAGCAGTATCCAAAGATGTACTGGCCAGATTAAAACCACAATGCCAGAGCAGCTCGGACGATGTGACGGTTCACCTCATCCATTCTGTCACCAGCAGTACCAACGCTGGGgcaagaaaagaaatgcaaTCTTTGGTCAATGGTCTTCTTAGCAAAAGCTCGGTCTATCAAAAGGACTTGTCTGGGATAAACAAAAGTAGCCTTTACCAGATTTGCTGTTCCTGTTTGAACTCACTGCTGGAGCATTTTAAGGAAGACCTCCATGCAGATAAGATAGTTAGAGATAGTAAGCCTATGATAGAAAGAGTCAGTAAGCAAACTGAGAACCTCAACTGGCTCTTTGATATTCTTGTGAACAATGATATGGCAGAAGAATTTGTTGAGTTGTGGGCTAAGCAGGAAGATCTCATCAGAATGCATGGGCAAGCATCAGCAATGTTCAGGTACGAGCTAAGTCGGATATCAGCGCATGTATTCATTGCACTGGGGAAAGGGAAAGTTCAGTGTCCCAGCGATTTAAGGAGCCAGCTATTCCACGGATGGTTCAGCCCAATGTTGATGGATTTCGGTTGGCTTCAAAGATGCTCCAAAGGGCTAGATATGAGAATGCTAGAGGATAATCTAGGGCAAGCACTTCTCACTCTTCCACTCCAGCAGCAACAGAGTTTATTTGAAGAATGGTTCCAATGCTTCGCATCCAGGGGCACTGAATGCCCAAATCTTAGTAGGGCTTTCCAGGTATGGTGGAGAAGATCATTTGTTAGATCATCCGTAGATTCACACCGTTGA